The genomic interval AATGCGAGAGACAACGGATAACGGGGTTGCTCTGAACAAAAGCGGCTTTTGacgtaatattgttttaaaataatttggttaTACTGTCGGTGAGTGACAAAATTAGATAGAAAGATACCGAACTGGAAAGCATTACATTAAAGACTTTAATGAAAGTTAAAGAAAAATCACAATTTAGAAATAAGGCAacaaaagacaaataatttaaaaaagcgtGTTTatgaacacaatttttttcaaataggtaATCGAATTTAAAAGTCAAAGTAACTTGTATTAATTGTAGAATCATTTTTTAGTTGAACAGGCATAATTAACTATTTCTTACTTTCTTAATACGTGCACAAAGAAAATGTTATTGTAATGTTATTTGTAGAGGCTTGGGTTTTTTTTCTCTGTAGGTTCGTCGTTATTCTAAACTACTCAAACCTCTCGTAAAAATCAAGTCTTATATCCTTATaacagcagtgatagcccagtggaaggacttcactttcggggggtcgagttcgaatcccagttaATCCCAAAACCTTAAGTtataggcaattaaaatatcaactgcttcaacggtgaaggaaaaaatcgtgaggaaatctgcatgcctgagagttctccatgatgttctcaaaagtgggtcgagtccaccaatccgcaccgggccagcgtggtggactacgaacCCCCTCTCATtttgggagacccgtgccctgtagtgggcgggtaacgggtggatatgatgatgatgatgatatcctTATTACTGCGTtcactttatatataaattcattGCTTTCCTTAAACCTGGCACTACCATTCCCCctatgtaaaaatgtaaaatgtaaattgttgatgttggaaaagagcaactgcttagtttcttgccggcttcttctcggtagaatctgccttccaaaccggttgtagagtcactacaaacagacagacatggcggttcaaaagtgcttacattaggcctacttgaaattaatgaaattcgaatttgaatttttgaatttgaaaatgcaaatgatatttataacATGTTTAGTAAAGTGATTTTCTTCAATCCATGGAGCTTAGTGCACACAGGCTACAACCATGTACGCGCTCCGACAtaaccttattaatattatgaatgaggAAGTGTGTTCATTTGTCCTGCCTTCACGCCCTTGCTGcgtaaccaatcaacttgatttctggcatagagttcattgaaaggatggagagtaacataggcttatGGTCTTGGAAAATCAATTCCCATACTGGAACATTCGTATGTTCACACCAAATATCATCGTTCCTTCAAGTCCTAACGAGGCCCCTAAACGACTTATTCACCGTGAGTAACAACGCGGGGTGCAGCTAGtcgtaaaataattatgtaattggAAAGAAACAATTACAGttataaaactttgttatttttcCTAAAGGTGGCGCTGTCACAGAAAAATCATATTTGCACTTTGTTGCAAGTTGCGGTCGCGCCCATGCCGGTATGAAACTTTTCAATACTAAATCTAGTTTTATAATCTTCTAcagcaatttaaaaaaccctGTAGCGACTTTGTAGGGCAACGTTTTTCCATTCATAGTTACAATAATTGGTTTTCCTTTTTACAAAATCGAAAAGGAAAACGAAATCTTAACTTATCATAGTGCATCGCTATCTTTTAGGGGTTTATTGGTTCGTCCGTGCGTTTGTCAGCGAATTATACGTAATGAAGCGTTTTTTCAGTTCCGTACGTGTCCGGTACCTACTAGTAAATTTCAACACAGAATAGCGGCACCTAAAATTATCACTGCATGTAAATTTCTATTGCCGCTCTaagaaataataacaaaaaaaaattaagtgttttTCGGCATTTGTTTGAGCCAGCTAAATTCTGGTTACATAACGAACATATTCTTCTTATGTAAATTAATGGTAGGTAATCCAACCACTTAACCACTTATACACAATAGATAACTTAGTAAATTATAGTTCTACGCTGAATACTAACTGTAACTAATACATAATTTCTTTTACTTGGAGTCCATTGTCGGTGTTACGTCATTACCGTGTAGAAGTCCtggattaaaattattattagaagaAGTTTGTGGCTCAGTTTTGTTTTACCTTGTGATGAGACTCAAAGTCCATTGTCGGTGAATACTTAATGTTTAGTCTCCGCTCAAGATTCATCTTTTTGTGAATGTACATGTGCTACACTAACACTATGCGTTTGTACCTACTTACGTACATACCTAACCTACGCGTATATACTAACATGGAAAATCTAATAAATGCTACCGCAGTCCGATATACTTTTCGACGTGGTTAAAAGATTGGCTTGTTCTGCCtaatttaagtaggtaggtattctcTTAACCGTCTCAAATCATGACCgctaaaaaatatgtattcggCTCTCAGAGGCATTTTAACCCTTAATTGCATTTCAGCTGCTCACAAAATTCCGGTACATTGGTTACAACATACATTGGTACAAACATTTCTGACCATTATGGTCAGAAATGTTGGTTGTTTGCACCCTCTAATTGGTGACGTGCACTATTTTATCTTTCGTGagcaataagtaataaaaatgttttagcgAATCTTTCAACCAGCGACTTTCAACtcatttgcaattttaattaaaacttcctAAAAATCCAAAACAACAAACATGCCAATTCCATTTTCTTTTAGACGCCAACAAACTAAAGCTTCAACACGAAGTTCACTCAATTTAAAATTCAGAAGCTCTGTAATAGAGTTGAAATTCATTCACGTCAGCGAGTCGCCTCCCTCGCCTCTAATTAGCCTGAAAACGAAACTATCTCGCCGCCATTTCAATTTACACTTTATTTTGAGGGTAGTTAGATTTGTTCCTGAATGGCTGTAGAGTAACAATAATAGAGGACACTCGACCTCTCAGTGGCGCGAGTTTTCCCGCGGATTTTACTTTTTCCTCGCTCCGAGTACGAGCTGTTTGTACACTCACCAAGACATAAAAGGGCCCCAAACTATGTTTCCTTTCCTCGTCGAGAGTCCTAACACTTTCCTTCAAGTATTTGCAGGGATATCTTCTGCCCATAAAAATACCTTTAAGGTTTCTAACTTGGCGGAAATGTGGCcgcgaaaaataaaaatgctattCAACTAGAACTCGTTCGTGTTGGTAGTTGGAACATACAAACATCGAGGTAACTTTTATGTTTATGCTGTTTTTCACGATTGGTCGTTAAGTTGTAGGTACATTGGATTCGTCATTGATCATCCTAAGTAATTTATCTGCAGGACACAGTTCACACTCAGGACAGAGTTATATGGCTgacgtccaccacgctgttccatcGTTTGCAAGCCTCAGTCAAATCAGTTTTCCAACGTTTCGTTGGTAACGGAAAGGAGACCTGTATTTCCCCGGATCCAAGTTGGTCTTTAACCTTGCACGACGGAGTGAGCACTTGAAACTATCATTGGGGTGTTTTCACTAACAATTGATAGTTCCTGATGACTTTCCTAAACGAATATACCagtacccagcaatgggacataataattgattataaatattattatttaggttcAGGCAAAACATTAGTGGTTCGTTTTGAgtcaatttttataaagaaacacAATATATGGACATCTTAAGTTACaagaaattaaacattatataaataaagaatgaaaTATTAATGGTAAATACTGGTTTAAATAGCAACTATATTGTCAATATTTGGAAAAGCCTTGGGTCAAAAAACcacacaattaaagcaattaaaaaaactatataggGGGAAAAAATACTTTCTTTATTAACTTGTAGGTATGAAATAACACCCAAATACGTTTtccccaaaaaaaaaattggacccAAAAATttgatttacaataaaattttgaGTAGGATGACACATTTACATGATGTGTTTGTTAAAGACATTGTTATTTTGATGGCttattggtgcagtgggcagcgaccctgttttcaaagtcaaaggtcgtgggttcaatgcccacaactggaaaaaaattgtcaaagtcaaagtcaaagtcaaaaatcaaTGATCAaatgaatgaatcaatgaatCAATCAagatcaaaaatatctttattcaagtaggcccacaggtggcacttttgatgcgtacataagaaccacacggtagtgagatgatggcgataaccacattcgtaaacttaaaactaaagctacgagggttccaaacgcgtcctggtctaagaagaagcccacaacaaacttagccgggcgtatttttttttttttgttatcaccatctcacaatgtaattttaaattattagaagagcaacctggttagagcaataatttacacccaagcttttttatcgtttacgtagtcctttatactataataggacttttctataagcttccgtttaatacaaactttgaactttttaagagacatctccaagatgacaattggtagtttattgtagaattgtatgcaatttcctttaaacgaattatgaattttatgtaacctagtatattgcactgtaagtttattcttacttctaatgtttaaattattgcagtcacattttttcttaaatttagaaatgtttttatgaacgtacattaaattttcaaatatgtactgactatacactgtcattattttaaaatctttaaatttatctctcaatgactctctcggacccattttgtagatagaacgaacagccctcttctgcagcacgaaaatagtgctaatatcagcagcattaccccaaagtaaaattccatatgacataatgctgtaaaagtaactaaaatataccagtctcgcagtttctacgtcggtcatatggcgtatcttctttaccgcataggcagcagaactaagcctgttcgataaattatttacatgagggccccattgaagtttagaatctaacgttattcctagaaaaactgtcgtatcctccagtttcagttcctcattattaagtagtacagtggttttcacgtgtttaacattaggtaacgtcaaaagctagttcacgtcgatttattttaaaagtcagtgatgtatcatcggcaaacagaactatcccgtgtttatccttggcaaggtaaggaaggtcattaatgtaaataaggaacagaaatggtcctaataaagacccctgtgggacacctattttcataactgatccattagaccgttttccattcacgtcgactttctgaattctatcgcgtagatagttactcattaagtctagagctacaccctgaattccatagtggtgtagtttcctaactaacgtttcgtgttgaacacaatcaaacgccttagataagtcacagaacacaccaagtgcatcacgtgactcctcccaggcttcaaatatgttttgtattagctcaacacctgcgtcgattgttgagcgaccccgtgtgaaaccaaattgaatcttatatgaagtaaattatctTGACTTCGTCTCCGAGATTTATATTAACCATGTAGTAGCCCGGCTACGCTTTAACCTATCGCACAAGCATTCAGAGTGTAGGAAAAAGAGAAGCAATATATACCCGTCTCTTTCCTACACTATCGAGTTGTTGCCGCTCGCGGTTGCACCTCATTCTTGTCCGTGCGCTCGCGCCGACTGCACAAGTGTTTATAGCTGGTGGTTACCATGCCAAAACGCAAGCGTGAAGAAACTAAGGAAGAAAGGTGGGCAAGGAAGATGAAGAAATATGAATCAAAACTTCATGAGACACGTCGACGTCATTTTCGCCGCATAAATTACTCCAGCGATGAAGAAGATGTGCAACCCGAAGGTGATTAATGCCGCTTTGTATTTTCTCGATGTattctttgagaaaattattaatactCTATGCagctatacttatatatattaccaAGGCAACAAgcgcggttttttttatatttgctcGTTGAATTCTTCGagcgaataaaatatttcaattctttatttttttaagcccgTTGTATTCTTCGGGATCTATTGTGATCGTTTGCTAATTAGCTCGATCTCCACTTGTTATTTGACATATTGATGTCTTTGATCGCTTTGAAGTTATAATATTTGACATGATCATATTACTTATTTGTGGGTATACATTTAATTACCTACACcttatttatatacaccaacACCAAACGAATCCACTAGTTGCTTCAAGCTgggtatttgaaaaaaaaaaaaaaaaaaaagaaaaacaaataaacaaaaaccgtAACATGTCCGTTCGTGTAACGTTACAATTTGTTTCCAGAACCTTTCGAATCTGGAGATGTGGGTGTTACAAACGTCGTCagtgatattatatttgaaagtcCTACGGATTCCGTGCCTGTTAACGACGAAGAGCCGTGCGAGCTGCCCAACAATAGTGAAGCACCCACTGAAGACCCTCCTTCCGATGTTTACAACGCAGAGCTGCTGCAAGTGCTGGGGAGCGTTGAATCGGAGGTGGATGAATACGGTGATGACTTGCATTCTGAGGTTGCAACAAGACtccaaaaaattttaattcaggGTCTACCTACCACTGTTAAAGATGaccttacaaaaaaatatgcctTTCCAAGAAACGTTCCCTACTTGAAGGCACCAACTCTAAACCCGGAAATTGAGGCTATGTTAGTGGAGACCTGCCGACTCCGCGACAAACGTCTGCAAAATAAACAGAATCAGATCGGCAGGGCATTGTCAGCCTTAGGAAAAGCTATGACGGGCCTTCTCAAAAACAATCCCGACATTCCTGAAATCGTGCGCACTTTGAACGATGCAGGAAATCTCGTTGCCGATTGCCACTTCGCAGAAACAGACACTCGTCGGACGGTCATCATTCCGTTAGTCGACAAATCTCTGACTGACTCTTTTAAAAATCGGAAGAGAGACAGTCTTTTGTTCGGAGAGAGCTTAGGCGAGGTGGTTAAGAACTCTAGAGGAATTAAAAAGACGAGTCAACTTATTCAAGCTGCTGCACCTGTTTCTAACACGAATTTAAACTACAAAGGCCCATCGACTCGTCCGAGGCGGCAGTGGGTAGGACAGGCCTACACGCAGCAACGAGTCGGTGGGCAGCGGGCAACGTTCTCGAGTCGTGGCCGGCGCACAGCCGCCACGAACCCGCCGCCGCAGCCTGCTCGCCGgcagccgccgccgccgccgcctgTGCGGCGCCAGCCACAGCGCCGGGAACACGTGCCCGGCAATCGTCGGCAGAAGTAGCTACGCAGCCTCAGGTACATGCTGGAcgtcttaaatattatttaaacgcaTGGCGTTCTATAACAAacgacaattttattttaaatgctgtATCTGGTTATTCTATTCCGTTTACTTCTGTACCAAACCAATGTTCAGAAGAATATCCTAAACGTGTTTTTTCTACACAGGAATCTTTATCgttagaaaaagaaatacaacattTGCTAGATATACAAGCCATAAGAAAATGTAACCCAGTTAATGGACAATATGtatctgatatttttttagttccTAAGAAAGATGGTACCATGAGATTTatcttaaatcttaaaaaattgAATACACATGTCTTTGTCGAACATTTTAAGATGGAAGATATTCGAACTGCCATTAAATTAGTAACGGAAGGTTGTTTTATGGCTAATATAGACTTGCACGAAGCCTATTTTTTAGTCCCTATACATAGAAATCATAGAAAGTACCTtcgattttatttcaaatgtttttatgaatttaatgcCCTACCATTTGGACTATGTTCGGCACcctatatttttacaaaaattttacaacCAGCTATAACCCATTTACGCTCACGTGGTTTTAAATCTGTTCGATATTTAGATGACATTTGTTTACTCGGTGATTCCGAAGAGCAATGTTTAGATAacgtaaaaaatacattagaatgCTTAAACAACTTgggtttcataataaattacaaaaagagtTGCTTTCAGCCCAAAACCTCATGTACTTTCTTAGGCTTCGTGATAAATTCCAAATCAATGACGTTAGAATTACCGGAACGGAAAAGGAGTAGCATTTTGCTTGCTGTTGATAAGTTATTGATAACAAAGTCTATACGTATTCGTGACTTTGCTCGTGTGCTTGGGTCTGTTACCGCTGCATGTCCGGCGGTGGCCTACGGGTGGTTATACACTAAGTCACTCGAAAGGGCTCGATACTTGgcgcttattaataataatgaaaattatgataAGTTCATGTCTATTCCAGATAATTTACGTGATGACCTACTGTGGTGGAAAAAACATATCTTGACAACTGTAAAACAAATCTCGCAATCTAATTACACAATGGAGATCTTTACTGATGCTTCCACTACAGGGTGGGGCGCTGCCTGTAATGGTGAAAAAACGGGAGGATTTTGGTCCGAGTTTGAGTCTAATCATCACATAAATTATCTAGAACTGTTAGCGGTTTACTTTGGACTTCAATCATTCGCCAATAGAAGGACAAATTGTGATATCCTCTTAAGGGTCGATAACACAACAGCAATTTCTTACGTCAACAGAATGGGCGGGGTTCGGTACCCCCACCTGAATAATATTTCGAATATGATCTGGAAATGGTGTGAAGCAAGGAACATATTCATTTTTGCCTCGTATATTAAGTCTTCTCTAAATACCGAAGCTGATGGTGAATCGAGAAATCTTAATATCGATACGGAATGGGAGTTAGCGGCATATGCGTTTTCAAAAATCATTAATACTTTTGGGCAGCCAGATATTGACCTATTCGCGTCTAGGGTTAATgcaaaatgtaacaaatacaTTTCATGGAAGAGAGATCCCGATGCCTATAATATTGACGCTTTTACTATTGATTGGTCGCCATTTTTTTTCTACGCGTTTCCTCCATTTGCGTTAATActgaaaatactaaataaaattatcgttGACGGTGCTACGGGAATAATGATTGTGCCGCAATGGCCGTCCCAACCATGGTATCCCCTCTTTAAGTCATTAACTGTATCAAAAATTTTGGTTTTTCCCCCTAATAAATTTCTCCTTACATCTCCTTTCAGGTCAACACACCCGCTACATCGAAGGCTTTCCCTGGCAGTGAGTGTGTTATCCGGGAAGGCTTTATTAAAAAAGGGGTGCCAGTATCAGCAGTAGATATAACGATTTCTTCCTTATCTCAAAATACCATCTGTCAGTACTCTTCTAGTCTGAAAAAATGGTGGACCTACTGCAATCAAAACAATTGTGATTTTTATAGAGTCAGCGTCGGTTCATTATTGGATTTTCTTACTAAATGTTATAAATCAGGCTCATCCTACGGAACCCTTAACAATCATAGATCAGCTATTTGTTTGATTTCATCTGTTAATTTTGGACACAATGAAATAatcaaacgtttttttaaaggaattttTAAACTGAATCCTGTGTTTCCCAAATATAATGTAACGTGGAACCCCAGTATTGTGTTAGATTATTTGGCGAACCTTTCAAATGATACTATTAGCCTAGAATTGTTAGTCAAAAAATTAGTAATGTTGTTAGCGCTGGCTACTGGGCAAAGAACAcaaactttatcttttataaaaatttcaaatatgaaAAAGTTTCATGATCGG from Pararge aegeria chromosome 18, ilParAegt1.1, whole genome shotgun sequence carries:
- the LOC120631583 gene encoding uncharacterized protein LOC120631583, translated to MPKRKREETKEERWARKMKKYESKLHETRRRHFRRINYSSDEEDVQPEEPFESGDVGVTNVVSDIIFESPTDSVPVNDEEPCELPNNSEAPTEDPPSDVYNAELLQVLGSVESEVDEYGDDLHSEVATRLQKILIQGLPTTVKDDLTKKYAFPRNVPYLKAPTLNPEIEAMLVETCRLRDKRLQNKQNQIGRALSALGKAMTGLLKNNPDIPEIVRTLNDAGNLVADCHFAETDTRRTVIIPLVDKSLTDSFKNRKRDSLLFGESLGEVVKNSRGIKKTSQLIQAAAPVSNTNLNYKGPSTRPRRQWVGQAYTQQRVGGQRATFSSRGRRTAATNPPPQPARRQPPPPPPVRRQPQRREHVPGNRRQK